In the Flagellimonas sp. MMG031 genome, one interval contains:
- a CDS encoding VOC family protein, translating to MQNITPFHVAVPVHNLQECRTFYRDVLGCEEGRSAEQWVDFNFFGHQFVIHYKPKSEEDTHTNPVDGKNVPVPHYGVVLPWDTFQSFSKELIEKGIDFVIEPYIRFKGEPGEQATMFFLDPAGNALEFKAFKDMGQLFAK from the coding sequence ATGCAGAACATAACCCCCTTTCATGTTGCCGTTCCAGTACATAATCTTCAAGAATGCCGAACTTTTTATCGGGATGTCCTCGGTTGTGAAGAAGGTAGAAGTGCGGAACAATGGGTAGATTTTAACTTTTTTGGCCATCAATTTGTCATTCACTACAAACCCAAATCCGAAGAAGACACCCATACCAACCCTGTTGATGGCAAAAACGTACCGGTGCCGCACTATGGCGTAGTGCTGCCATGGGATACCTTCCAATCCTTTTCCAAAGAATTGATTGAGAAGGGCATCGATTTTGTGATTGAGCCCTACATTCGGTTCAAAGGGGAACCTGGAGAACAGGCCACCATGTTCTTTTTAGACCCTGCGGGAAACGCACTGGAGTTTAAGGCTTTTAAAGATATGGGGCAATTGTTTGCCAAATGA
- a CDS encoding DUF2306 domain-containing protein, with amino-acid sequence MAQTTRNKVAWIVFIFLAIGIGLYPLVYIFASDDFGLLLNKSDAIRASSVWKVAFYGHISFGGIALLVGWSQFIKTLRSKRLQLHRNLGKIYVITAILSGLCGLYLGFYATGGWVSSIGFCSLALIWLFTTTRAYIAIKNKDLALHQGMMIYSYAACFAAVTLRIWLPILIVIFGEFLVAYKIVSWLCWVPNMIFAFLWVRRKGLNLA; translated from the coding sequence ATGGCCCAAACTACAAGAAATAAGGTAGCATGGATTGTTTTTATTTTTCTGGCCATCGGGATTGGCCTGTATCCATTGGTATACATTTTTGCTTCCGATGATTTTGGTCTGTTGCTGAACAAATCAGATGCAATAAGGGCTAGTTCAGTTTGGAAAGTGGCCTTTTACGGCCATATCAGTTTTGGTGGAATAGCCCTGCTGGTAGGATGGTCCCAGTTCATTAAAACGTTACGCTCCAAACGGCTGCAACTCCATCGAAACCTTGGAAAGATATATGTAATTACGGCCATCCTGAGTGGTTTGTGTGGACTCTATTTGGGTTTTTATGCCACGGGTGGTTGGGTGTCCTCCATCGGCTTTTGTAGCCTTGCACTGATTTGGCTCTTTACCACAACCCGCGCCTACATCGCCATCAAAAACAAGGATTTGGCGCTGCACCAAGGTATGATGATCTATAGCTACGCAGCTTGTTTCGCCGCCGTAACATTGCGTATTTGGTTGCCCATCCTCATCGTGATTTTTGGGGAATTCCTAGTAGCTTACAAAATTGTTTCTTGGCTTTGCTGGGTGCCCAATATGATTTTTGCCTTTTTATGGGTCCGAAGAAAGGGATTGAATTTGGCCTAG
- a CDS encoding sigma-70 family RNA polymerase sigma factor, producing MSNVCEDHIFSEVFKAHSKTVFNYIFYKFGNEEKAHDAVQEAFVKLWENCAKVSPEKAKSFVYTVANNLYLNVIKAEKVRLKHADSLVRDRTNESPEFLMEEKEYQKKLDDALHALPENQRTTFLLNRIDGKKYAEIAEMEGVSVKAIEKRMHLALKSLREHIDGI from the coding sequence ATGAGCAACGTCTGCGAGGACCATATTTTCAGTGAAGTGTTCAAGGCCCATTCCAAAACGGTCTTTAATTATATATTTTACAAATTTGGGAACGAAGAAAAGGCCCATGATGCCGTTCAAGAAGCCTTTGTAAAGTTATGGGAGAATTGTGCCAAGGTAAGTCCGGAAAAAGCCAAATCCTTCGTTTACACTGTGGCCAACAATCTATACCTAAATGTAATCAAAGCGGAAAAGGTAAGACTCAAACATGCGGACAGCCTTGTTAGGGACCGTACCAACGAGTCGCCCGAATTTTTAATGGAGGAAAAGGAATACCAGAAAAAATTGGACGATGCACTACATGCCCTTCCAGAAAATCAGCGTACCACTTTTTTGCTCAACCGCATCGATGGAAAAAAATATGCGGAAATCGCCGAAATGGAAGGGGTAAGTGTAAAAGCCATTGAAAAAAGAATGCATTTGGCCCTTAAAAGTTTGCGGGAACATATAGACGGGATCTAG
- a CDS encoding alpha/beta hydrolase, producing the protein MKKLLNKAIPLVYGQYLNAYTLVAPKKGAETAFHIFCTVRKGRISPEQAAYLDNHKLSVEKVAGHNIQSYHWPGNKETVLLVHGWESNTFRWRNLIKKLREADFNIIAFDAPSHGYSSGKHLYVPLYEEALNHMVKKYQPKHLIGHSVGGMTIVYNQYKNPSDQVEKLVTIGSPSEFHEIMAHFQDLLKFNNRVMKHLDAYVQQRFGFKIDEFSTSQFARSLSKKGLLFHDRYDKITPYHASVAVNKNWQESQLISTEGLGHSMHQDDVNDQIVSFLEA; encoded by the coding sequence ATGAAAAAACTACTGAACAAAGCGATTCCCTTGGTTTATGGGCAATATCTTAATGCCTATACCCTAGTTGCGCCAAAAAAGGGAGCCGAAACGGCTTTCCATATTTTTTGTACCGTACGGAAGGGGCGGATATCACCTGAACAGGCAGCTTATTTGGACAACCATAAACTTTCTGTTGAGAAAGTAGCTGGACACAACATCCAATCCTACCACTGGCCCGGGAACAAGGAAACGGTTTTATTGGTCCATGGCTGGGAGAGCAACACCTTCCGGTGGCGGAACCTCATCAAAAAACTGAGGGAAGCGGATTTTAACATTATTGCTTTCGATGCACCGTCGCATGGCTATTCCTCAGGGAAACATCTCTATGTTCCGTTGTACGAAGAGGCACTCAACCACATGGTTAAAAAATACCAGCCGAAACATCTTATCGGACACTCTGTGGGTGGGATGACCATTGTGTACAACCAATACAAAAATCCGAGCGATCAAGTAGAAAAATTGGTCACCATTGGTTCTCCGTCCGAATTCCATGAGATCATGGCCCATTTTCAAGACCTATTAAAGTTTAACAATCGGGTGATGAAACACTTGGATGCGTATGTGCAACAACGTTTTGGTTTTAAAATTGATGAGTTTTCCACCTCACAATTTGCACGTTCCCTTAGCAAGAAAGGCTTGCTGTTCCATGACAGGTACGACAAGATTACGCCTTACCACGCATCGGTTGCAGTCAACAAAAATTGGCAAGAGAGCCAATTGATAAGTACCGAAGGTCTCGGTCATTCCATGCACCAAGACGATGTAAACGATCAAATTGTATCATTTTTGGAAGCTTGA
- a CDS encoding helicase HerA-like domain-containing protein → MGNKERFIEHIDQGYATKGDFITVGAGMLDGETMTNAFVKIPLKTMNRHGLIAGATGTGKTKTLQVLAENLSDKGIPVLLMDLKGDLSGIAQPSPGHPKIDERHAKIGLPFEAKGFPVEILSLSEQNGVRLRATVSEFGPVLLSRILDLSVTQEGIVAVVFKYCDDNKLPLLDLKDFKKVLQYATGEGKDEFQKAYGRISTSSTGTILRKIIELEQQGADLFFGEKSFDVDDLVRIDENGRGYINIIRLTDIQDRPKLFSTFMLSLLAEIYSTFPEQGDSERPELVLFIDEAHLIFDNASKALLDQIESIVKLIRSKGIGLYFVTQNPTDVPDDVLAQLGLKIQHALRAFTAKDRKAIKLTAQNYPITEFYDTAEVLTSLGTGEALVSALDEKGRPTPLAATMMRAPMSRMDILTDGEIKEVLDNSKLIKKYNEEIDRESAYEILTEKIERAEKEAEKEKEEKRTTRSSSSRRSTRMNPVVKVLTSATFIRGVLGVLKKVIR, encoded by the coding sequence ATGGGCAACAAAGAACGGTTCATCGAACATATCGACCAAGGGTACGCCACCAAAGGTGATTTTATCACCGTGGGCGCCGGAATGCTCGATGGGGAAACCATGACCAACGCATTTGTCAAGATTCCGCTCAAAACCATGAATCGCCATGGACTTATTGCAGGGGCTACGGGTACAGGAAAGACCAAAACCTTGCAGGTATTGGCCGAAAATCTGTCTGACAAAGGCATACCCGTACTGCTGATGGACCTTAAAGGTGACCTTAGTGGTATAGCCCAACCAAGTCCCGGACACCCCAAAATCGATGAACGCCATGCAAAAATTGGACTCCCGTTCGAAGCCAAGGGGTTTCCTGTTGAAATTTTATCGCTCTCCGAGCAAAATGGTGTCCGCCTGAGGGCCACGGTCTCTGAATTTGGACCTGTACTGCTTTCACGGATTCTAGACCTGAGCGTTACCCAAGAAGGTATTGTTGCCGTGGTATTCAAATATTGTGACGATAACAAGCTACCGCTTTTAGATCTTAAGGACTTCAAAAAAGTGCTGCAGTACGCCACGGGAGAAGGCAAGGATGAGTTTCAAAAAGCATACGGTCGCATTTCCACAAGCTCCACGGGAACTATTTTAAGGAAAATCATAGAGTTGGAACAACAGGGTGCCGACCTCTTTTTTGGGGAGAAGTCCTTTGATGTGGACGATTTGGTGCGCATTGATGAAAATGGCAGAGGGTACATCAATATTATCCGTTTGACCGATATTCAAGACCGACCCAAACTATTTTCCACCTTTATGCTAAGTCTTTTAGCAGAGATATACTCCACCTTCCCGGAGCAGGGCGACAGTGAACGCCCCGAGTTGGTATTGTTCATTGATGAGGCCCATTTGATTTTTGACAATGCCAGCAAAGCACTGCTCGATCAAATTGAAAGCATCGTAAAACTGATACGTTCCAAAGGAATCGGGCTTTACTTTGTGACCCAAAATCCCACCGATGTGCCGGACGATGTGCTGGCCCAGTTGGGACTCAAAATCCAACATGCACTGAGGGCTTTTACGGCAAAGGACCGAAAAGCCATCAAACTAACGGCCCAAAATTATCCCATCACGGAATTTTACGATACCGCCGAAGTACTGACATCGCTGGGAACCGGGGAAGCATTGGTTTCCGCCCTGGACGAAAAAGGCCGACCCACACCATTGGCCGCCACGATGATGCGTGCGCCCATGAGCCGCATGGATATTTTGACCGATGGGGAAATCAAAGAAGTTTTGGACAATTCCAAGCTCATCAAAAAATACAACGAGGAAATCGACCGCGAAAGTGCTTACGAAATCCTGACGGAAAAAATTGAAAGGGCCGAAAAAGAGGCCGAGAAAGAAAAAGAAGAAAAAAGAACAACCCGAAGCTCTTCGAGCAGGCGCAGTACCCGTATGAACCCGGTTGTGAAAGTCTTGACCAGTGCCACATTTATACGTGGAGTTCTGGGCGTTCTAAAAAAAGTGATCCGATAG
- the ffh gene encoding signal recognition particle protein — translation MFDNLSEKLDKALHVLKGHGQITEINVAETLKEVRRALLDADVNFKIAKEFTNTVKEKALGQNVLSSLQPGQLMVKLVKDELTELMGGEAEGIDLSGNPSVILMSGLQGSGKTTFSGKLANYLKNKKTKKPLLVACDVYRPAAIDQLHVVGEQIGVEVYSDHDNNNPVAIAKAGIAHAKTKGCNVVIIDTAGRLAVDEQMMTEISNIHKAIQPQETLFVVDSMTGQDAVNTAKAFNDVLNFDGVILTKLDGDTRGGAAISIKSVVDKPIKFIGTGEKMEAIDVFHPSRMADRILGMGDVVSLVERAQEQFDEEQARKIQKKIAKNKFGFDDFLSQIQQIKKMGNMKDLMGMIPGAGKALKGLDIDDDAFKHIEAIIHSMTPEERSTPAMLNASRKKRIAAGSGTSIQEVNQLLKQFNQMSKMMKMMQGGGGKKMMQMMQNMR, via the coding sequence ATGTTCGATAATTTAAGCGAAAAGTTAGATAAGGCATTACACGTCCTCAAAGGTCACGGACAAATTACCGAAATCAATGTGGCAGAGACCCTTAAGGAAGTTCGACGAGCTTTGCTGGATGCCGATGTCAATTTTAAGATAGCCAAGGAGTTTACCAATACGGTCAAAGAGAAGGCACTGGGACAAAATGTACTGTCTTCCCTTCAACCTGGCCAGCTTATGGTCAAATTGGTGAAGGATGAGCTTACCGAATTGATGGGTGGAGAAGCCGAGGGAATAGACCTTTCTGGTAACCCATCCGTAATCCTAATGTCCGGTTTGCAGGGATCGGGTAAAACCACTTTTTCCGGTAAACTTGCCAATTACCTCAAGAACAAGAAAACCAAAAAGCCGCTTTTGGTGGCCTGTGATGTGTACCGCCCCGCTGCGATAGATCAGTTGCATGTGGTTGGGGAGCAGATAGGAGTGGAGGTCTACTCCGATCACGACAACAACAACCCCGTGGCCATTGCCAAGGCAGGTATAGCCCATGCCAAAACCAAGGGTTGCAATGTGGTAATCATCGATACCGCAGGTCGATTGGCTGTGGATGAGCAGATGATGACCGAGATATCCAACATCCACAAGGCCATACAACCACAGGAAACCCTGTTCGTGGTGGACTCCATGACAGGTCAGGATGCCGTTAACACGGCCAAGGCCTTTAACGATGTCTTGAATTTTGATGGGGTCATCCTTACCAAATTGGACGGTGATACCCGTGGTGGAGCCGCTATTTCCATCAAATCCGTGGTGGACAAGCCCATCAAATTTATCGGTACGGGTGAAAAAATGGAGGCCATCGATGTGTTCCATCCCTCGCGTATGGCCGACCGTATCCTCGGAATGGGAGATGTGGTTTCCTTGGTGGAGCGTGCACAAGAACAGTTCGATGAGGAACAAGCGCGCAAAATCCAGAAGAAAATAGCCAAAAATAAGTTCGGTTTTGATGATTTCCTGAGCCAAATTCAGCAGATCAAAAAAATGGGGAACATGAAGGATTTGATGGGCATGATTCCCGGAGCTGGAAAGGCCCTCAAAGGATTGGATATTGATGATGACGCATTCAAACATATCGAGGCCATTATCCATTCCATGACCCCCGAAGAACGTTCTACTCCGGCCATGCTTAATGCCAGCCGTAAAAAACGGATAGCCGCAGGTAGCGGAACCTCCATTCAAGAAGTAAACCAATTGCTCAAGCAGTTCAACCAAATGAGCAAGATGATGAAGATGATGCAAGGCGGCGGAGGCAAGAAGATGATGCAGATGATGCAGAATATGAGATAA
- the folD gene encoding bifunctional methylenetetrahydrofolate dehydrogenase/methenyltetrahydrofolate cyclohydrolase FolD → MEILDGKKISNQIKEEITVEVAQMKERGEKVPHLAAVLVGNDGASLTYVGSKVRSCKKIGFESTLIHLPEETTEEELLKQVNQLNNDPAIDGYIVQLPLPKHIDEEKVLMAVDPDKDVDGFHPMNFGKMALDMETFISATPFGIMELLKRYKVDTEGKHTVVIGRSHIVGRPISILMSQKGNPGNSTVTLAHSRTKNLKELTLQADIVISALGVPKFLKADMVKEGVTIIDVGITRVPDDTKEKGYYITGDVDYEEVSKKASYITPVPGGVGPMTIAMLLKNTLLARERHS, encoded by the coding sequence ATGGAAATCCTTGACGGAAAGAAAATATCAAACCAAATCAAAGAAGAAATCACCGTTGAGGTGGCCCAAATGAAAGAGCGGGGCGAAAAAGTCCCCCATTTGGCCGCTGTGCTGGTAGGTAACGATGGTGCCAGCCTCACCTACGTGGGCAGTAAAGTGCGTTCCTGTAAAAAAATAGGTTTTGAGTCTACCCTCATCCATCTTCCGGAAGAGACTACAGAAGAAGAGTTGCTAAAGCAAGTGAACCAATTGAACAACGACCCTGCAATCGATGGGTATATTGTGCAATTGCCCCTGCCCAAACATATTGATGAAGAAAAAGTATTGATGGCCGTTGATCCCGACAAGGATGTTGATGGATTCCACCCCATGAATTTCGGAAAAATGGCCTTGGATATGGAAACCTTCATTTCAGCAACCCCGTTCGGCATCATGGAATTGTTGAAGCGCTATAAGGTGGATACCGAAGGCAAGCATACCGTTGTAATCGGGAGAAGCCATATTGTGGGACGGCCCATCAGTATTTTGATGAGCCAAAAAGGAAACCCAGGGAATTCCACAGTGACACTTGCCCATAGCAGGACCAAAAACCTTAAAGAGTTGACACTTCAGGCTGATATTGTTATCTCTGCCCTAGGAGTTCCCAAGTTTTTAAAAGCGGATATGGTCAAGGAAGGGGTAACCATCATTGACGTTGGAATTACCCGTGTACCGGATGATACCAAAGAAAAAGGATACTACATCACTGGTGACGTGGATTACGAAGAAGTGAGCAAAAAGGCGTCCTACATCACACCCGTGCCCGGCGGAGTAGGCCCTATGACCATTGCCATGTTGCTCAAGAACACCTTGCTCGCACGAGAGCGTCACTCATAA
- a CDS encoding FecR family protein produces the protein MQENYLAKWLSGELSEQELREFEASEAYASFQKLKEASSGLQAPDFDVDQALLRFKEEHMAEAPKVISLNPFRKFLRVAAVIAVLLTGSYFYINSLNEKVTTGFAERSEVILPDNSELFLNADSRISYSEKNWDNQRNIKLDGEAFFKVAKGKKFTVSTEQGTVTVLGTQFNVENRKGIFEVTCYEGLVSVTHNGKEIKLPAGNSYVVINGKQVTGTPEGTQPSWMNNESSFESIPLKYVFAELERQFDVKVNTENINTDLLFTGSFNNTDLNMALKSISTPSQTRYKVEGDNVLFYAGNTPQ, from the coding sequence ATGCAAGAAAATTATTTGGCAAAATGGTTGAGCGGAGAGCTCTCAGAGCAGGAGCTTCGGGAATTTGAAGCTTCTGAAGCATATGCTTCCTTTCAAAAACTGAAGGAAGCTTCCAGCGGTTTGCAGGCTCCCGATTTTGATGTGGACCAAGCCTTGCTCCGATTTAAGGAAGAGCACATGGCCGAGGCACCCAAGGTCATTTCCTTGAATCCCTTCAGGAAATTCCTCCGGGTGGCTGCCGTTATTGCTGTACTACTTACCGGTTCCTACTTTTATATCAACTCCTTGAACGAAAAGGTCACTACTGGTTTTGCCGAACGTTCCGAGGTTATCCTTCCCGACAATTCCGAACTGTTTTTGAATGCGGATTCGCGTATTTCCTACAGCGAAAAGAATTGGGATAATCAAAGAAACATCAAATTGGATGGGGAAGCCTTTTTTAAGGTGGCTAAAGGAAAAAAATTCACAGTTTCCACGGAACAGGGCACCGTAACCGTGTTGGGAACCCAATTCAACGTAGAAAACAGGAAAGGAATCTTTGAGGTGACCTGTTATGAGGGCTTGGTAAGTGTTACCCACAATGGCAAAGAAATAAAGTTGCCTGCTGGTAACTCCTATGTGGTCATCAATGGAAAGCAAGTTACAGGAACTCCCGAAGGAACCCAACCTTCTTGGATGAACAACGAAAGTAGCTTTGAAAGTATTCCCCTGAAATATGTATTTGCCGAGTTGGAAAGGCAATTTGATGTGAAGGTCAACACGGAAAACATCAATACCGATTTACTATTTACCGGATCTTTCAACAACACCGACCTGAATATGGCGTTAAAAAGTATAAGTACCCCCTCCCAAACTCGTTATAAGGTAGAAGGAGACAATGTACTTTTTTATGCTGGGAACACACCTCAATAA